One genomic region from Alteromonas pelagimontana encodes:
- a CDS encoding NnrS family protein translates to MKINNRFACAPFRLFFLASSVWAVLALLLWGQFFLHGFTLSVNPVFWHAHEMLFGFAVPVAFGFIFTAARHWTGKQATLLSYQLFLLALWLLCRFTFFIPFLHSHNAIFIGVHLTWWVSALAALYRQLLHKQSGTYAGHFLIFFVMAMVDISMLILQREGAQQEVQVLLTTAVLLFCVLIGLIGSKILPFFTQRAVAGYQVRRRPRLEKLTFVITAVSVVSFFTSKWFAVSSLPGYWLIAAGFLNATLLISWHTKGIWHHPLLWSLYVAFGFMSLGLLFCGISFFAFFVPFNDALHLITIGAMSSMMLAIMVRVSLGHTGRVVRAPRYFGLALILLFGIAFIRMLAFLFPSPPLIWSITAWGAAFVISLFVIRFGAILLRPRIDEA, encoded by the coding sequence GTGAAGATAAACAACCGATTCGCTTGTGCTCCGTTCAGATTGTTTTTTCTTGCTTCCAGTGTGTGGGCGGTCCTCGCTCTGTTGTTGTGGGGGCAGTTCTTTCTGCATGGCTTTACGCTATCTGTCAATCCTGTGTTCTGGCACGCTCACGAGATGCTATTTGGTTTTGCTGTGCCTGTAGCTTTTGGATTTATTTTCACCGCAGCCCGCCACTGGACCGGTAAGCAGGCAACCCTATTGTCCTACCAGCTATTCCTGTTGGCGCTGTGGCTGTTGTGTCGGTTTACCTTTTTTATTCCTTTTCTTCATTCCCATAATGCAATTTTTATCGGCGTACATCTTACCTGGTGGGTGTCCGCCCTTGCCGCGCTTTACCGTCAGTTGCTTCACAAACAGTCTGGCACTTACGCCGGTCATTTCCTCATCTTCTTCGTTATGGCTATGGTTGATATCAGCATGCTTATTTTACAACGTGAAGGAGCTCAACAGGAAGTGCAGGTGTTATTGACTACCGCCGTTTTGCTATTTTGTGTGCTGATTGGATTGATAGGTAGCAAAATACTACCGTTTTTCACCCAGCGAGCAGTTGCGGGTTATCAGGTCCGCCGGCGACCACGGCTGGAGAAATTGACCTTTGTTATTACCGCAGTGAGCGTCGTTTCCTTTTTTACTTCGAAATGGTTTGCCGTTTCCTCACTTCCAGGTTACTGGCTGATAGCCGCAGGTTTTCTTAACGCCACGCTGTTGATCAGTTGGCACACCAAAGGAATATGGCATCACCCGCTCTTATGGTCGTTGTACGTTGCTTTCGGGTTCATGAGTCTAGGGCTGTTATTTTGCGGCATTAGTTTTTTCGCGTTCTTCGTGCCGTTTAACGATGCGCTACACCTTATCACCATTGGCGCTATGAGCAGCATGATGCTAGCCATCATGGTTCGGGTGTCGCTGGGTCACACAGGCCGCGTTGTTCGAGCGCCTCGCTATTTCGGCCTGGCTTTAATTCTGCTTTTCGGCATTGCGTTCATACGTATGCTGGCGTTTCTGTTTCCCTCTCCGCCGCTTATCTGGTCGATTACAGCGTGGGGAGCCGCATTTGTTATCTCACTTTTTGTTATTCGCTTTGGCGCTATTTTGCTTCGTCCCCGAATTGATGAAGCCTAA
- the norR gene encoding nitric oxide reductase transcriptional regulator NorR, translating into MNNDNVHLLLKIAVDLANSLNNEDRFGRLLTTVRKVIACDAVALMRKQDGLLIPLAVQGLAPGTMGRRFDIDAHPRLEQICADTLPTRFPSDSNLPDPFDGLLSSPEDDLAVHSCLGLPLHSDGELIGVLSMDSLAPQAFDKISDDTLEILAALSSATLKSALLLATLQESASHASQLVSELTQDVFAKDGGEMIGTSTAMQKLKADISLVSPSDFTVLITGETGVGKELVARNVHYHSLRKHQPLVYLNCAALTETLAESELFGHVKGAFTGADRDRVGKFQLANGGTLFLDEVGELSLNIQSKLLRALQGGEIQPVGRDEIQLVNVRVIAATNRNLLAEADKGNFRLDLYHRLAIYPISVPPLKERKSDILLLANYFLERLARKLGFRQLSLTSSAELALQQYSWPGNVRELEHSLSRAAINVQRKKSSEAIVPIDADSLSLPFEQTEVPARIEPRAADLQTQSISLRDETEAFQRAIIRDALQSNGFNWTAAAEAVSMDRANLARLAKRLGITVEKALR; encoded by the coding sequence ATGAATAACGACAATGTTCATCTGCTACTTAAAATTGCCGTGGATTTGGCAAACAGCCTGAACAACGAAGATCGTTTTGGGCGACTACTGACTACGGTAAGAAAAGTAATAGCATGCGATGCGGTAGCGTTAATGCGAAAGCAGGACGGGCTTTTGATCCCTTTAGCTGTCCAAGGATTGGCTCCGGGCACAATGGGAAGAAGGTTTGACATTGACGCTCATCCTCGGTTAGAGCAAATCTGTGCAGACACCTTGCCCACCCGTTTTCCATCCGACAGTAATCTTCCTGATCCCTTTGATGGTCTATTGTCCAGCCCGGAAGATGATTTAGCTGTACATTCCTGTCTAGGATTGCCTTTGCACTCTGATGGCGAATTGATAGGCGTGTTGTCCATGGACAGTCTGGCGCCACAGGCTTTCGACAAGATTAGTGATGACACTCTGGAAATTCTCGCGGCGCTGTCGAGCGCTACGTTAAAGTCGGCGCTGTTGCTAGCAACGTTGCAAGAGTCCGCATCGCATGCCAGCCAGCTTGTATCCGAACTCACCCAGGACGTATTTGCAAAAGATGGCGGTGAAATGATTGGCACAAGTACAGCGATGCAGAAGCTGAAAGCCGATATTTCTCTTGTGTCGCCGTCCGATTTTACCGTGCTTATTACAGGCGAAACTGGTGTGGGAAAGGAGCTAGTTGCCCGAAATGTGCATTATCATTCGTTGCGTAAGCATCAGCCTTTGGTTTACCTGAACTGCGCCGCTCTAACAGAAACATTGGCGGAATCCGAATTATTCGGTCACGTCAAAGGAGCTTTTACGGGAGCTGACAGAGACAGAGTGGGGAAATTCCAGCTCGCCAACGGCGGAACACTGTTTCTGGATGAAGTTGGCGAACTTTCTCTCAATATTCAAAGTAAGTTGCTTCGAGCGTTACAAGGCGGGGAGATACAACCCGTGGGTAGAGACGAGATCCAACTTGTGAATGTTCGCGTTATTGCTGCCACCAATCGCAATTTACTCGCAGAAGCTGATAAGGGCAATTTCCGGCTAGACTTATACCATCGCCTGGCAATTTATCCAATCAGTGTACCGCCGCTAAAAGAACGTAAAAGTGACATCCTGCTACTGGCAAACTATTTTTTGGAACGGCTTGCAAGAAAGCTGGGATTTCGTCAGCTCAGTCTAACGTCTTCTGCAGAATTAGCCTTACAACAATACTCCTGGCCAGGTAACGTAAGAGAACTTGAACATTCCCTTAGTCGTGCGGCAATTAATGTACAAAGAAAGAAATCGTCAGAGGCGATAGTCCCCATTGATGCAGATTCTTTGAGTCTTCCCTTTGAACAAACAGAAGTGCCAGCTCGAATTGAACCTCGCGCAGCTGACCTACAAACGCAGTCGATAAGCCTAAGAGATGAGACCGAAGCATTTCAGCGTGCGATCATCCGCGACGCGTTGCAAAGCAATGGCTTTAACTGGACCGCGGCAGCAGAGGCGGTAAGCATGGATAGAGCGAACCTGGCAAGATTGGCTAAGCGATTAGGCATTACCGTGGAAAAAGCCTTAAGGTAA